A portion of the Fusobacterium nucleatum genome contains these proteins:
- the putP gene encoding sodium/proline symporter PutP: MASYEIFITFGIYLIFLILIGVYFYSKTTTHESYVLGNRGVGYWVTAMSAQASDMSGWLLLGLPGAVYLSGLTEIWIVIGLATGTYLNWKFVAPALRIQTEKHNSLTIPSFISQKLNDNKGYIRIFSAIVILFFFTIYSASGLVAGGKLFDSLLGIDYKWGVLIGGGTIIIYTFLGGYLACCWTDFFQGCLMFFAIIVVPIVAYFNGGGIVGISSAMEVKNISLNVFKYAKVLSLPVIISGLGWGLGYFGQPHIIVRFMSIDSADELWKSRLIAMIWVFISLLGAIAVGVTGIGVFTDVSQMGGDAEKVFIFLIHKLFNPWIAGILFAAILSAIMSTISSQLLVSSNTLTEDFYKYIVKREKSHKEMIWVGRLCVIVIFVIAGFLAMNPGSKVLELVSYAWAGFGGVFSPVILFTLYKKDLHWKTVLISMIIATITVIAWKTSGLGNVIYEIVPSFVINCMFIYLLEKFRVFEDKKVKVLVK; this comes from the coding sequence ATGGCAAGTTATGAGATTTTTATTACATTTGGAATTTATTTAATATTTTTAATATTAATAGGAGTCTATTTTTATTCAAAAACCACCACTCACGAATCTTATGTTTTAGGAAATAGAGGGGTTGGATATTGGGTAACAGCAATGTCTGCACAGGCAAGTGATATGAGTGGTTGGTTACTTTTAGGGTTACCAGGTGCAGTATATTTAAGTGGACTTACAGAAATTTGGATAGTTATAGGTTTAGCAACAGGAACTTATCTTAACTGGAAATTTGTAGCTCCTGCTTTAAGAATACAAACAGAAAAACATAATTCACTTACTATACCTTCATTTATTTCACAAAAATTAAATGATAATAAGGGCTATATAAGGATATTTTCTGCAATAGTAATCTTATTTTTCTTTACTATCTATTCAGCTTCAGGTTTAGTTGCAGGAGGGAAATTGTTTGATTCACTTCTTGGAATTGACTATAAATGGGGAGTGTTAATAGGTGGAGGAACAATAATTATCTATACTTTTTTAGGTGGTTATTTAGCTTGTTGTTGGACAGATTTTTTTCAAGGTTGTTTGATGTTTTTTGCAATAATAGTAGTACCAATAGTTGCATACTTTAATGGTGGTGGAATTGTTGGAATTAGTTCTGCAATGGAAGTAAAAAATATTTCTTTAAATGTTTTTAAATATGCTAAGGTTTTAAGCCTGCCAGTTATTATATCAGGTTTAGGTTGGGGATTAGGATATTTTGGACAACCTCATATAATTGTTAGATTTATGAGTATTGATAGTGCAGATGAGTTATGGAAATCAAGACTTATAGCTATGATTTGGGTATTTATTTCTCTTTTAGGGGCAATAGCAGTGGGTGTAACAGGAATAGGAGTTTTCACAGATGTTTCTCAAATGGGTGGTGATGCTGAAAAGGTATTTATATTCTTAATTCATAAATTATTTAATCCTTGGATAGCAGGAATATTATTTGCAGCAATCTTATCTGCAATAATGTCAACTATATCTTCTCAACTTTTAGTATCATCAAATACTTTAACAGAAGATTTCTATAAATATATAGTTAAAAGAGAAAAATCTCATAAAGAAATGATTTGGGTAGGAAGATTATGTGTAATCGTAATATTTGTTATAGCAGGCTTTCTTGCTATGAATCCAGGTTCTAAAGTATTAGAATTAGTTTCTTATGCTTGGGCAGGTTTTGGAGGAGTGTTCTCACCAGTTATTTTATTCACATTATATAAGAAAGATTTACATTGGAAAACTGTTTTGATATCTATGATAATAGCAACAATAACTGTTATAGCTTGGAAAACAAGTGGTTTAGGAAATGTAATTTATGAAATAGTACCATCATTTGTAATTAACTGTATGTTTATTTACTTATTAGAAAAATTTAGAGTGTTTGAAGATAAGAAAGTGAAAGTGTTGGTGAAATAA
- a CDS encoding pyridoxamine 5'-phosphate oxidase family protein has protein sequence MEAKKEFLRMINECEEIALATSIHDFPNVRIVNYYYDEKNNVMYFATYTGREKISEFWKNNNISFTTIPVNRGKREHIRARGHVRESGKSILDLREEFSNKMADFAEIIDKYSKDLKVYEIKFSEVTVTLDSRYYEKVSL, from the coding sequence ATGGAAGCAAAAAAAGAGTTTTTAAGAATGATAAATGAATGTGAAGAAATAGCCTTAGCAACAAGCATACATGATTTTCCTAATGTTAGAATAGTAAATTATTACTATGATGAAAAAAATAATGTTATGTATTTTGCAACTTACACTGGTAGAGAGAAGATAAGTGAATTTTGGAAAAATAATAATATTTCATTTACAACTATACCTGTGAATAGAGGAAAAAGAGAGCATATAAGAGCGAGAGGGCATGTGAGAGAAAGTGGAAAGTCTATACTGGATTTAAGAGAAGAGTTTTCTAATAAAATGGCAGATTTTGCTGAAATTATAGATAAATATTCTAAGGATTTAAAAGTTTATGAAATAAAATTTTCAGAAGTTACTGTAACTCTTGATAGTAGATATTATGAAAAAGTAAGTTTATAA
- a CDS encoding CbiQ family ECF transporter T component: protein MLLKSSLFILLLVNIFTSNLIILSAILVVVLILNLTLNKNLKKHSKQLKVLLFFYLSTFLIQLYYGQQGKVLFKFYSFYITQEGLINFGVSFIRILNLILMSWLINEMKLLTGRFSKYQKIIDTVIDLVPEVFVLFKKRMKAKNFTRYILKDISKRYE from the coding sequence ATGTTATTAAAAAGTAGTTTATTTATATTATTGCTGGTAAATATTTTTACCAGCAATTTGATTATCCTTTCTGCAATTTTAGTTGTAGTTCTTATTTTAAATCTTACATTAAATAAAAATTTAAAAAAACATAGCAAACAACTTAAAGTTTTACTATTCTTTTACTTGTCCACTTTTTTAATTCAGCTTTATTATGGACAACAAGGGAAAGTCTTATTTAAGTTTTATAGCTTCTATATAACACAAGAAGGACTTATAAATTTTGGAGTTAGTTTTATTAGAATTTTAAATTTAATTTTGATGTCTTGGCTTATAAATGAAATGAAATTGCTAACAGGTAGATTTAGTAAATACCAAAAAATCATTGATACTGTAATAGATTTAGTACCTGAGGTTTTTGTTCTATTTAAAAAGAGAATGAAAGCAAAGAATTTTACAAGGTATATATTAAAAGATATTAGTAAAAGATATGAATAA
- a CDS encoding S66 family peptidase, with protein MEKRMIGVYAPANPAHIWFERKYLFAKKQLENMGFEIVEGNLVKDKTYQGYRTASAKERAEEMMNLVKNKDIDIMMPVIGGYNSGSLLPYLDFDEIEKSKKKFFGYSDITAIQMAILKKTNLKPIYGGSLIPTFGEYEGISPFLKNTLDNLFFKKSYSLEEPEFYSNKLLNAFTDEWKTKKREYTKNEGWKILNKGEIEGKVIVANIATLVSLLASEYVPTFRNKILILEEMNATIDLEERNLNTLKISGVFEGVKGLIFGKPEVYNNKNSNLEYIDIIKEVLGKRDYPIIYNFDCGHTIPSLMISQDSLLSLKASDKEGVKVEILKNSFIDD; from the coding sequence ATGGAAAAGAGAATGATAGGCGTATATGCTCCAGCAAATCCTGCACATATATGGTTTGAAAGAAAATATTTATTTGCAAAGAAACAACTTGAAAATATGGGTTTTGAAATAGTAGAAGGAAATTTAGTAAAAGATAAAACATATCAAGGTTACAGAACTGCTTCTGCAAAGGAAAGAGCAGAGGAAATGATGAATCTTGTAAAAAATAAAGATATAGATATTATGATGCCTGTGATAGGAGGCTATAATTCAGGAAGTTTATTACCATATTTAGATTTTGATGAAATTGAAAAAAGTAAAAAGAAATTTTTTGGATATAGCGATATAACTGCTATTCAAATGGCAATTTTAAAAAAGACTAATTTAAAACCAATTTATGGAGGAAGTTTAATACCTACTTTTGGAGAGTATGAGGGTATATCTCCATTTTTAAAAAATACTTTGGATAATTTATTTTTTAAAAAGTCTTATTCTTTGGAAGAACCTGAATTTTATTCTAATAAATTGTTAAATGCTTTTACTGATGAATGGAAAACAAAAAAGAGAGAGTATACCAAGAATGAAGGTTGGAAAATTTTAAATAAGGGTGAAATTGAAGGAAAAGTTATTGTTGCAAATATAGCTACTTTGGTATCACTTCTTGCTTCTGAATATGTTCCAACTTTTAGAAATAAAATATTAATTCTTGAAGAAATGAATGCTACAATAGATTTGGAAGAAAGAAATTTAAACACTTTGAAAATAAGTGGAGTTTTTGAAGGGGTAAAAGGACTTATATTTGGTAAACCAGAAGTGTATAACAATAAAAACTCAAATCTTGAATATATAGATATTATTAAGGAAGTATTAGGAAAAAGAGATTATCCTATTATTTATAACTTTGATTGTGGGCATACTATCCCAAGTCTTATGATTTCACAAGATAGCTTATTATCTTTAAAAGCAAGTGATAAAGAGGGTGTAAAAGTAGAAATATTAAAAAATTCATTTATTGACGATTAA
- a CDS encoding GNAT family N-acetyltransferase produces the protein MLARGIILFFIKYKEEALFEKAIINSSTSLEKFSSVEGWLEELKIKSSEDTVPEGLVPSITYLGVREIDNYVVGMVDIRYCLNEFLTQVGGNIGYDVRKSERNKGYAKQILKLALEKCKDLKMKKVLITCDEDNIASEKVILSAEAKFENIKSFEGKNKKRFWIDL, from the coding sequence ATACTGGCAAGGGGAATAATACTGTTTTTTATTAAATACAAAGAAGAAGCTTTATTTGAAAAAGCTATTATAAATAGTTCAACCAGTTTAGAGAAATTTTCATCTGTTGAAGGCTGGCTTGAAGAATTAAAAATCAAAAGTAGTGAAGATACTGTACCAGAAGGGCTTGTTCCATCAATAACATATTTAGGTGTAAGAGAAATTGATAATTATGTTGTAGGAATGGTTGATATTAGATACTGTCTAAATGAATTTTTAACTCAAGTTGGTGGAAATATTGGTTATGATGTTAGAAAAAGTGAAAGAAATAAAGGTTATGCTAAACAAATACTAAAACTTGCACTAGAAAAATGCAAGGATTTAAAGATGAAAAAAGTTCTTATCACTTGTGATGAAGATAATATTGCCAGTGAAAAAGTTATTTTATCAGCTGAAGCTAAATTTGAAAATATTAAGTCTTTTGAAGGTAAAAATAAGAAAAGATTTTGGATTGATTTATAA
- a CDS encoding GyrI-like domain-containing protein, producing the protein MKYEWKKEEKKIYGTKEKAEILKIPKQQFIMIDGIGNPNETNFSNKVSVLYSLAYSIKMLYKNMMKEEKDTKIKDFIVYPLEGVWKKLEEEKLDKNKLKYTIMIKQPDFITQKNFNDALEVVKKRKPSILYDEIYFNSLEEGKSIQILHVGSYDNEPISFGKMEELMNKLNLVRVSDYHREIYLNNKNRTSTDKLKTILRYSIK; encoded by the coding sequence GTGAAATATGAATGGAAAAAAGAAGAAAAGAAAATTTATGGTACAAAAGAAAAAGCAGAAATCTTAAAAATTCCAAAACAACAGTTTATTATGATAGATGGGATTGGTAATCCCAATGAAACAAATTTTTCTAATAAAGTATCAGTATTATATTCACTTGCATATTCAATAAAAATGCTATATAAAAATATGATGAAAGAAGAAAAAGATACTAAAATAAAAGATTTCATAGTGTACCCATTAGAAGGTGTTTGGAAAAAACTAGAAGAAGAAAAGTTAGATAAGAATAAGTTAAAATATACAATAATGATTAAACAACCAGATTTTATTACTCAAAAAAATTTTAATGATGCATTGGAAGTTGTAAAAAAGAGGAAACCGAGTATTTTATATGATGAAATATATTTTAATAGCTTAGAAGAAGGTAAATCAATTCAAATTTTACATGTAGGAAGTTATGATAATGAACCAATATCATTTGGAAAAATGGAAGAGTTAATGAATAAGTTAAATTTAGTTAGGGTTAGTGACTATCATAGAGAAATATATTTAAATAACAAAAATAGAACTTCAACAGATAAATTAAAGACAATTTTAAGATATTCTATAAAATAA
- a CDS encoding ribonucleotide-diphosphate reductase subunit beta, translating to MDRKKLFNPEGDDTLNARKIIKGNSTNLFNLNNVRYQWANQLYRTMMANFWIPEKVDLTQDKNDYENLTVPEREAYDGILSFLIFLDSIQTNNIPNISDHVTAPEVNLLLAIQTFQEAIHSQSYQYIIESILPKQSRDLIYDKWRDDKVLFERNSFIAKIYQDFIDEQSDENFAKVIIANYLLESLYFYNGFNFFYLLASRNKMVGTSDIIRLINRDELSHVVLFRSMVKEIKNDFPNFFSAETIYSMFKTAVEQEITWTEHIIGNRVLGITSQTTEAYTKWLANERLKSLGLEPLFSGFNKNPYKHLERFADTEGEGNVKSNFFEGTVTSYNMSSSIDGWEDF from the coding sequence GTGGATAGAAAGAAATTATTTAATCCAGAAGGTGATGATACATTAAATGCAAGAAAAATAATAAAAGGGAATTCAACTAACCTTTTTAACTTGAATAATGTTAGATACCAATGGGCTAATCAACTATATAGAACTATGATGGCGAATTTCTGGATACCAGAAAAAGTTGATTTAACACAGGACAAAAATGACTATGAAAATCTAACTGTACCTGAAAGAGAAGCCTATGATGGTATATTATCATTTTTAATTTTCTTGGATAGTATACAAACTAATAATATACCTAATATTTCAGACCATGTAACAGCACCAGAAGTGAATTTGTTACTGGCTATACAAACTTTTCAAGAAGCTATACACTCTCAATCTTATCAATATATAATAGAGTCCATACTTCCAAAACAAAGTAGAGATTTAATCTATGATAAATGGAGAGATGATAAGGTATTATTTGAAAGAAATAGCTTTATTGCAAAGATATATCAAGATTTTATAGATGAACAATCAGATGAAAATTTTGCTAAGGTTATAATAGCAAACTACTTACTAGAATCATTGTATTTCTATAATGGTTTTAACTTCTTCTATTTGCTTGCAAGTAGAAATAAAATGGTAGGAACTTCTGATATTATTAGACTTATCAATAGAGATGAGTTATCACATGTTGTACTTTTTAGAAGTATGGTTAAAGAAATAAAAAATGATTTCCCTAATTTCTTCTCAGCTGAAACAATATATTCTATGTTTAAAACAGCTGTTGAACAAGAAATTACATGGACAGAACATATAATTGGAAACAGAGTATTGGGAATAACTTCTCAAACAACAGAAGCCTATACGAAATGGCTTGCAAATGAAAGATTAAAATCATTAGGTTTGGAGCCTTTATTCTCTGGTTTCAATAAAAATCCATATAAACACTTAGAAAGATTTGCTGATACTGAGGGGGAAGGTAATGTTAAATCTAACTTCTTTGAAGGAACAGTTACTAGCTACAATATGAGTTCTTCTATTGATGGTTGGGAAGATTTTTAA